In the genome of Phycodurus eques isolate BA_2022a chromosome 11, UOR_Pequ_1.1, whole genome shotgun sequence, the window TGGCATCGAACACATTGACCTCTGACCTTTTTGATTTATCACACAAGAAgaatatttatctttttaagACTCAACCTCTGACACATTAGCAGTCGTCATTTCATATCCCAATGTGTCAGCTCACCATGAATCGAATGTTGCCAATAATCAAGTTTGACCAATTATCCTCCTCAAATGGTTTAACCCCTGCAATGACGAAATTGGATCGGAACCGACTGATGATGTTCTGTGTGTCAAGCTCGGGGTAGTCTTGCCTTTGAAAGGAATTGCGGAAATTGCATGTTATTATATTGCACTCTCGAAATTACCCAATGTTATGTAAATGTGGAGGCGTCACATCCTGACGTCTTTCACTGCACAAAGTGCACATTGTCTATTTTGAATAAGACATCATGTGTTCAAACCTGCTGCTCATTACTTTGTGAATGAGCTCCACACTTGCACGGTTGATCATGAGATACTGAGCTTCATTCACCAGGGAGAGCGATGGGGAGGTGACAGCTGGAAGGAAAATACTTTATATTACCCATCTATTTCAGGTACTCATCTCTGCTGGAAATCCTCAATGAGTGTACGCTACAAGATGGAGGAAATACTGCACACAAACTGCACATTCaacatttgtattgttattCAGTATTGAGCCAGTGCACGCTCAATTATATAGGGAGTAATTGCTACTTAAAACAAGGTAAGCATGGGATTCATAGAGTGGGCAGCACACTGGACGAATGGTTTAGCATGTCtacctaacagttctgaggtttggtgtttggtgtgaatggttgtttgtcttaagagtgccctgtgactgactagCAACACATTTAGGGTGTACAATGTAACACAGCCAAAGTTAGCTGGGGTAGGATAGGCCCCAGTTCACTAGTAACCCTGATTAGGATAAGTGCTATCAGAAATAGATGGATTGAGTTTATAGTGTGGCCTTAGTGGTAAGATAGTACTTGAAGTGTTTTAATATGAAGCACAGTAAAATTCTGACACAATTACCTGTATCAGACTTATTTTTCATGCATCGAGTGAAATCAGGACTTTGTCTTATCAGGCGGCATGGCTGTCCAAGCAAGTCTGAAAGCCACGATGCAGCCTCATCACCACAGTCCTTAGTCTCCACCCTGGACAAAGCaggagaattgtttttttaggaGATCCTGGGGATACTGAATTTTATATCAGAAACAGAAAGTAGTAAACTTTGTGCAATATCTAATCCAAGAATCATCTACGTAGCCGTTTcaaaaaacattgtcatcaAAAAGTATTAACAACACCTCTTACTCGTTGTTCCCATTCCCATAAAAGATGGGGAAAAGTGAAAGATTCGTTTGAAATTGTGAGGccttaaaatgtcatttgtagTCAAAAAGCACCATCTAGATTGCTGTAAAAGGAAAATGCAACGCTACAAGCTGCAAGtataaatatcaaacaaatagGATTTGTTTCCTGTCAACAACTCACCTATCACCACAAACTTTACTCTGACAGACTGGATAGCTTGCGTGCATTTCAGTCCTGATTTCCAGTGGAACTGAAATGGTATGCATCCCTGCAGGACAGTGGGAAAAATCCTTTAAGACAGAAAAATTACAGACTGATtgacagctctttttttttcttttttcttttgcttgcgCAGTGTGTCACGTTCAGAGAGACTGACTGACCTGATGCCTGCAGGAACAATTCGTTTGAGGACAGATGAACTTGTGGGCGAATGAGGCATAAACGTGGCTCTCTTTTCTGACTCAAGCACACGCCATTTCCATTTACCACCATCCAGGCTCTGTCATATAGTAAACCTTGAGGTCCTACTGGCCAGTTATGGGCCtagaatacattacaaaatgtaGCGTTTAAAGAAATGTTATAATGCAGATAGTGACCAAAAGTGAAAGAATAACACCAAGGGGATGGTCACACCTCAAATGCACCACATGATTTGATGGGATATATGTAGATGTTGGTCAATGTATAAGCCCCCTCACGGCTGTTTGGATGCACAGGTTCAAATCCCTTCTGTGaaactttcttcttttcttcaacTTTGTGTTTCACTTCATTGATATTGACTGTTTTCTCTTCATTTGATGCGCTAGCTGCTCTAAGCCTCTCTATTCTCGTATGGTCTACTGCCACTGGTTTCTTCACAAAGCACTCGGCAACAAAACTCAGGAACTTTTGACAGTCATCAAATGTTGACATGTAGCCAAATGACACACGAACAGATCCGGTGGGATGCCCATCCACCAAGTCGATGGTGTCTCCGCAGACGTGGCcagccttaaaaaaataaacaaataaaacaaacaaagtttCATTCAACAAGCACATATATTGAAATAGTGTATTGCATGtcacaattctttttttacctGCAGGTTACGCTTCATCTGCTGATTTGTTATCCCGAGAAAGCTCTGACAGGCTCCAGTGTTACAAAAGCAACCAGTGCGCACTTGGATGTTGTACAAACTTGCCATTCTGTCTACCTGTTGGACAATTATTATGATATTCATCAGTGCTGCCAATGCATCTACAACTCAAAGTGTTTTTTACTTGATGTGGCATCAGCAATTCAACGTATGCACCTGAGAATACCCTATTATTTCTCCACGAGAGTCGATAAGGTTGAAGTTTAGGATTGCGCCCTGTGTGTTTGGACTGTCAAACTGGCCTTGTGTGTACATCTGGGCCACTGGTTGCCCGTTGCCATGGCAAAGacttgacaaaagcatgtaaGTGTAGCGCGCTAAGCCAAAGGTGTGCTGTTGTATGTTTTGCATTCcccctgaaagaaaaaaaaaaaagagcagaggACTGTTGTTTAcctctgcatgtttttttgtattgctgTTACATACCAGTGATCCTGTAGAGAGCTTCAAAACTGTGGTTGAGGGCAATGATGTCCAAGAATGAGACAGTGCCATCTTCGAATCTTATCCAGGAAAAAAGTAACATGACGTTACAGGGTAGGAATGCGCAAAGTTATGGTGTTTTCAGAGATTGTCTATGCTTGGCAACGTTGTTCACGGCTTTACCTGTCAGAAAGGTTTGCAGCCTGCACATAATAATCTTCTCCAGAAAGGTAAGCTGCTGCTGTGCCTCCTCCAAAATAAGTCTTTTTTAGTATGGCTGCTGCTTGGTTGCGGACAAGAAGGGCCCCCAGACCTGTAGGGAAGCCGAATATCTTGTAGAAGGAGATGGGAATGAAATCAGCAGGGCAGTCTTGTAGGTTTAAAGGGGAACAGCTGACAAGCGAGGCCGCATCCAGCAGCACAAACCATTGGCCTCGACAGTCACATGCTGGGTAAAGACGTCTTGCCTGGATGCCTTCTACATGGCTAAGGGGATACTTCGTCCCTGAGAAGTTGCTCTGTGCCGGGTAGCAGAAGAGATGTGGCGTCTGACAAACCGCATTTTCACCCTGAGCCTTGTCTTTTGCCCTATTTTCCACTTCCTGGGGGGAGACGGGCAGGGTAACTACTCCCCGGTTAGATGTTAGACCTCTTATGCCGACAACAGATGTATGGTTGTCAGTGAGATAGCAGAAGTGACTGCCTGCCTCGTTTTCTGTCTGTGACCTCCAGGGGAAGACTTCTGCCGCTAATTTGATAGCGGCTGTACAGCCAGAAGTGAAAATCACTGAGTACTCCTCAGCGGTAGTGTTGAAATGCTGCAATATCCTGAAagaaaatgatcttttttttaaaaactcatttCATGCAAGGTAGTTTCAAAGAGGGCACATGGGCCCATTTGGAATGTGTCTAAGGGCATGATTGGAGCTCACCTGTATCTGACCCTCTCTACGGTCTCATGTGTCAACCTGCTGCTCGGGTTGTGGCTGTGAGGGTTTCCTATTAGGAAGATGATGCCATCCATTAATTTTAGAGCTTCATAAAATAACATgagctgaaaaataaaaacaaatgttgcttTACATACCATACACGTTCCTTGAAATATCCAGGCAGTAGCTCCTGACCAGTGAATCCGGGTACAAAGTAGTTGCTGCATGATCCAGATATACAGTGCCTGTGTACAATAACAAGAATTGTACTTCGCTGTGCAGTGTGCAGTCAGTTAACTTTAAAGCTCTCACAGCAATTCACAACAGGGCACAATTCTAACCTTTAATTCGAGTGAACTCTCCCTCAAGCACGTCCTCCAGGTTTTCTCCGTAACCATAACAACTCCACGCCTCCTTGAATGTTTCTAAAGAGTTAAGTTTGTGGAAGTCCATCGAGCTTCTTGCGATACAGCGAACTGTCTGCGTTTGACACAGCTAAACCCTAACAGGCGCTAGAAAAGACAGTTACTGATTGATTTCCACGCTCAAAGTCTGCTGACCACGTGGTCAGTTTCACATGTCATGGTCTTGTTGTAACTTTAACTTTAATAACAAATGCTATTAAAGTTAAAGCTACAACAAGACTATAGCAAGTTGACTACCCTACTCAaacccaattgttttttttgtgaccgCGGACTTTGCCCcagacacacaaagacagagGCTAGATATTCATTAATAATGAACAGGTGAGAAAAT includes:
- the mocos gene encoding molybdenum cofactor sulfurase produces the protein MDFHKLNSLETFKEAWSCYGYGENLEDVLEGEFTRIKGTVYLDHAATTLYPDSLVRSYCLDISRNVYGNPHSHNPSSRLTHETVERVRYRILQHFNTTAEEYSVIFTSGCTAAIKLAAEVFPWRSQTENEAGSHFCYLTDNHTSVVGIRGLTSNRGVVTLPVSPQEVENRAKDKAQGENAVCQTPHLFCYPAQSNFSGTKYPLSHVEGIQARRLYPACDCRGQWFVLLDAASLVSCSPLNLQDCPADFIPISFYKIFGFPTGLGALLVRNQAAAILKKTYFGGGTAAAYLSGEDYYVQAANLSDRFEDGTVSFLDIIALNHSFEALYRITGGMQNIQQHTFGLARYTYMLLSSLCHGNGQPVAQMYTQGQFDSPNTQGAILNFNLIDSRGEIIGYSQVDRMASLYNIQVRTGCFCNTGACQSFLGITNQQMKRNLQAGHVCGDTIDLVDGHPTGSVRVSFGYMSTFDDCQKFLSFVAECFVKKPVAVDHTRIERLRAASASNEEKTVNINEVKHKVEEKKKVSQKGFEPVHPNSREGAYTLTNIYIYPIKSCGAFEAHNWPVGPQGLLYDRAWMVVNGNGVCLSQKREPRLCLIRPQVHLSSNELFLQASGMHTISVPLEIRTEMHASYPVCQSKVCGDRVETKDCGDEAASWLSDLLGQPCRLIRQSPDFTRCMKNKSDTAVTSPSLSLVNEAQYLMINRASVELIHKVMSSRQDYPELDTQNIISRFRSNFVIAGVKPFEEDNWSNLIIGNIRFMVRGQCVRCQMVGVDQSTGTKTKEPLMSLSAYRNGKVTFGVYLTNQLPGSPTASVLSVGSHILPEPQAS